One region of Pyramidobacter sp. YE332 genomic DNA includes:
- a CDS encoding response regulator transcription factor: MISIVLADDHPLTRAGLAALINEEEGLNLLGEASDGKQAWEMIEKLKPDVALLDIRMPEMDGITVARKVKDAKLPTKVIMLTAYNAQPYIVAALSAGARGFIVKTSAVMELTQALQSVIGGGIYLDSAIANSVDSASNELEPLSPREREVLLLSSQGFPVKEVAAKLFITERTVQAHLSSVYAKFGAKNKTEALIIALKNGVILVDELLEGELPS, from the coding sequence ATGATCTCAATCGTTCTGGCCGACGACCATCCGCTCACCCGCGCCGGGCTGGCGGCGCTCATCAACGAAGAAGAAGGTCTCAATCTGCTCGGCGAGGCGTCCGACGGCAAACAGGCCTGGGAAATGATCGAAAAGCTCAAACCCGACGTGGCCTTGCTCGACATCCGCATGCCGGAAATGGACGGCATCACCGTGGCCCGCAAAGTCAAGGACGCCAAGCTGCCGACGAAGGTCATCATGCTCACGGCCTACAACGCCCAGCCGTACATCGTGGCGGCGCTTTCGGCCGGCGCGCGCGGTTTCATCGTCAAGACGTCGGCGGTCATGGAGCTGACGCAGGCGCTGCAGTCGGTGATCGGCGGCGGCATCTATCTCGATTCCGCCATCGCCAACTCCGTCGACTCCGCGTCGAACGAACTGGAACCGCTCTCGCCGCGCGAGCGTGAAGTGCTGCTGCTTTCGTCCCAGGGATTTCCCGTCAAAGAAGTGGCGGCGAAGCTGTTCATCACCGAACGCACCGTTCAGGCCCATCTCTCCTCCGTCTACGCCAAGTTCGGCGCCAAGAACAAGACCGAGGCCCTGATCATCGCCCTGAAAAACGGCGTGATCCTCGTCGATGAACTGCTTGAAGGGGAACTTCCTTCATGA
- a CDS encoding YeeE/YedE family protein: MWAGLIPGFLFGFLLKRSRMCLAGGLRDVYMEKRRSGLISMLLIIFTQSVVYFSLIRAGVLAMPEPKAFPLAATVIGGLLFGLGALIANGCITTTLVKVGDGRLAGFMSLFSFMIVGVASQKGFLSPLVAKLRAVGKVQDGLLAALPVAPLWVAVLGLALVLGWAFYDRKTAKPPFVLPAQYHGARHLFFEKIWSVYAAAVLIGVFAGLSYAFSKTMTGTPSAWGITGGVTGWLRAMTEGGAVKWAQFFVLGIVLGSFVCTYGSGEFSLKGTDGATLLRAMAGGALMAFGSVLGGGCIVGHGLSGTARLSLTSWVAFASITLGIWAGVRLFYKDAIVTKK, from the coding sequence ATGTGGGCGGGACTTATTCCCGGTTTTCTATTCGGCTTTCTGCTGAAAAGGAGCCGCATGTGCCTTGCGGGCGGCCTGCGCGACGTGTACATGGAAAAGCGGCGCAGCGGCCTGATTTCGATGCTGCTGATCATCTTCACTCAGAGTGTGGTGTATTTCTCGCTGATCCGCGCTGGCGTGCTGGCGATGCCCGAACCCAAGGCGTTTCCCCTCGCGGCGACGGTCATCGGCGGTCTGCTGTTCGGTCTGGGGGCCCTGATCGCGAACGGCTGTATCACGACGACCCTGGTCAAGGTCGGCGACGGGCGTCTTGCCGGTTTCATGTCGCTGTTTTCGTTCATGATCGTCGGCGTGGCCAGCCAGAAGGGATTTCTCAGCCCGTTGGTGGCCAAACTCCGGGCCGTGGGCAAGGTTCAGGACGGCCTGCTTGCCGCCCTGCCCGTCGCCCCGCTCTGGGTCGCCGTTCTCGGTCTGGCGCTGGTGCTCGGCTGGGCTTTCTACGACCGCAAAACGGCCAAACCGCCTTTTGTCCTGCCGGCGCAGTATCACGGAGCTCGTCATCTGTTTTTTGAAAAAATCTGGAGCGTCTACGCAGCGGCTGTCCTGATCGGCGTTTTCGCGGGGCTCTCCTACGCGTTCAGCAAAACGATGACGGGGACGCCCAGCGCGTGGGGCATCACGGGCGGCGTCACCGGTTGGCTGAGGGCCATGACCGAGGGCGGCGCGGTCAAATGGGCGCAGTTCTTCGTGCTGGGGATCGTGCTGGGGTCGTTTGTCTGCACGTATGGCAGCGGCGAGTTCAGCCTCAAGGGTACCGACGGCGCCACGCTGCTGCGCGCCATGGCTGGCGGAGCGCTGATGGCCTTTGGTTCGGTGCTCGGCGGCGGCTGCATCGTCGGTCACGGGCTTTCCGGCACGGCGCGCCTTTCGCTGACCTCGTGGGTCGCGTTCGCTTCCATCACGCTCGGCATTTGGGCGGGCGTGCGTCTGTTCTACAAAGACGCCATCGTCACGAAAAAATAA
- the pyrR gene encoding bifunctional pyr operon transcriptional regulator/uracil phosphoribosyltransferase PyrR: protein MKLKEKAVVMTAEDMERALRRMGNEIVERNHGADDLVIIGIQRRGVYLAGRLREFLRASEGVKLPLGELDITLYRDDITLLSDQPVVHSTAIPVDVNGRRIILVDDVLYTGRTIRAALEAIGDIGRPACVQLLILIDRGHRELPIQPDYLGKAVPTSSQEIVDVRVKELDGEDVAVICAKA from the coding sequence TTGAAACTGAAAGAAAAAGCCGTCGTGATGACGGCCGAAGACATGGAGCGCGCCTTGCGCCGCATGGGCAACGAGATCGTCGAACGCAACCACGGCGCCGACGACCTCGTCATCATCGGCATCCAGCGCCGCGGCGTCTATCTGGCCGGACGGCTGCGCGAGTTCCTGCGCGCCTCCGAAGGCGTCAAGCTGCCGCTGGGCGAACTGGACATCACGCTGTACCGTGACGACATCACGCTGCTCAGCGACCAGCCTGTCGTGCACAGCACCGCCATTCCCGTCGACGTCAATGGCCGCCGCATCATCCTCGTCGACGACGTGCTGTACACAGGACGCACGATCCGCGCCGCGCTGGAAGCCATCGGCGACATCGGCCGCCCCGCCTGCGTGCAGCTGCTGATCCTCATCGACCGCGGCCATCGCGAGCTGCCGATCCAGCCCGACTATCTCGGCAAGGCCGTGCCCACCTCGTCGCAGGAGATCGTGGACGTGCGCGTCAAAGAGCTGGACGGCGAGGACGTCGCCGTGATCTGCGCCAAAGCCTAG
- the prfB gene encoding peptide chain release factor 2 (programmed frameshift): MALMPITTVMEELQALKAELQESLDLPAIRKDCEELRAQTAAPDFWSGADAQKVSARLSRREADLARWDKIEREFADLQTIAELLGDGEDAELTSEFGERSAAFRREIEDEQMALLLSGPYDHCSAILSVHAGSGGLDSQDWAEMLYRMYLRWCEERRFKTKLLDYQHDEEAGIKSATLLIQGETAYGYLRSEIGVHRLVRISPFDTNKRRHTSFASVDVSPQLPDDVDVEIAPEDLRIDTYRSSGAGGQHVNMTDSAVRITHLPTGIVVSCQNERSQHMNKATALSVLKSKLYQRELEQRQAEMSALAGEKKESTWGSQIRSYVLQPYTLVKDHRTGEETGNVGGVLDGGLDPFILAYLRWAR; the protein is encoded by the exons ATGGCATTGATGCCGATCACCACGGTCATGGAGGAACTGCAGGCGCTGAAGGCCGAGCTGCAGGAAAGCCTT GACCTGCCTGCGATAAGGAAGGACTGCGAAGAATTGCGCGCCCAAACGGCCGCGCCCGATTTCTGGTCGGGGGCCGACGCGCAGAAAGTTTCGGCCCGGCTGTCGCGACGCGAGGCCGATCTGGCCCGCTGGGACAAGATCGAACGGGAATTCGCCGATCTGCAGACGATTGCCGAGCTGCTGGGCGACGGCGAAGACGCCGAACTGACGAGCGAGTTCGGCGAACGCAGCGCGGCGTTCCGCCGCGAGATCGAAGACGAGCAGATGGCGCTGCTGTTGTCGGGCCCCTACGACCATTGCAGCGCTATTTTGAGCGTGCACGCCGGTTCGGGCGGGCTGGATTCGCAGGACTGGGCGGAAATGCTGTACCGCATGTACCTGCGCTGGTGCGAGGAACGTCGTTTCAAGACGAAGCTGCTCGATTACCAGCACGACGAAGAAGCCGGTATCAAGAGCGCGACGCTGCTGATCCAGGGCGAGACGGCCTACGGCTATCTGCGCTCGGAGATCGGCGTGCACCGCCTCGTGCGCATCTCGCCGTTCGACACCAACAAACGGCGGCACACGAGCTTTGCGTCGGTGGACGTGTCGCCGCAGCTGCCCGACGACGTGGACGTGGAGATCGCGCCGGAAGACCTGCGCATCGACACGTACCGTTCCAGCGGCGCGGGCGGCCAGCACGTCAACATGACGGATTCGGCGGTGCGCATCACGCATTTGCCCACGGGCATCGTGGTCAGCTGCCAGAACGAGCGCAGCCAGCACATGAACAAAGCTACGGCCCTGTCGGTGCTGAAGTCGAAACTTTACCAGCGGGAGCTCGAGCAGCGGCAGGCGGAGATGAGCGCGCTCGCCGGCGAAAAGAAAGAGAGCACGTGGGGCAGCCAGATCCGTTCCTACGTGCTCCAGCCCTACACGCTGGTCAAGGATCACCGCACCGGCGAAGAGACGGGCAACGTCGGCGGCGTGCTCGACGGGGGGCTCGATCCTTTTATTTTGGCCTATCTGAGGTGGGCGCGATGA
- a CDS encoding sulfurtransferase TusA family protein, producing the protein MIKLDTMGKDCPLPLIELKKAVAASQKGEEIEIAFTCPEAVTNLPRYCQEDGHEVLSFEKLGNKGWKMVIRN; encoded by the coding sequence ATGATCAAGCTTGACACCATGGGAAAAGACTGCCCTCTTCCTCTGATCGAACTGAAAAAGGCCGTCGCGGCCAGCCAGAAGGGGGAAGAGATCGAGATCGCCTTCACCTGCCCGGAAGCGGTGACCAATTTGCCCCGCTACTGCCAGGAGGACGGCCACGAGGTGCTTTCGTTCGAGAAGCTCGGCAACAAGGGCTGGAAGATGGTTATCAGGAACTGA
- a CDS encoding DUF2905 domain-containing protein, whose translation MVHDIGKTIMIIGLALFAVGAVVHFGGRFLPLGRLPGDFAWQGKNWSIHFPLASSIVVSVVLTVLANLFFRR comes from the coding sequence ATGGTTCACGACATCGGCAAAACCATCATGATCATCGGTCTCGCGCTGTTCGCCGTCGGGGCCGTCGTCCACTTCGGCGGGCGCTTTCTGCCCCTCGGCCGCCTGCCCGGCGACTTTGCCTGGCAGGGCAAGAACTGGTCGATTCATTTCCCGCTCGCCAGCTCAATCGTCGTCAGCGTCGTCCTCACCGTCCTCGCCAACCTCTTCTTCCGCCGCTGA
- a CDS encoding GNAT family N-acetyltransferase, translated as MKRSMPNVKEAARRNTSAGRLLSGRNGEDEMEARRMKFEAVMAKTEDAFTMGKIHSRSWQTAYKGIVPDEIVAAFTADKQAERFARAIAARREEYYLFTVDGRPAGVASLYRSHEDDEPDHVGEIYSIYFHPDFWGTPATQAGLEFCIKRLKSLGYSHLTIWVLCDNIRARRFYEKNGFVRDGRAQQVTVGRPLWEVRYSMEV; from the coding sequence GTGAAACGTTCGATGCCGAACGTCAAAGAGGCGGCCCGCCGGAACACGTCGGCGGGCCGCCTCTTGTCTGGCCGCAACGGAGAGGATGAAATGGAGGCGAGGCGCATGAAGTTCGAGGCCGTCATGGCGAAAACGGAAGACGCTTTCACCATGGGAAAGATCCATTCACGCTCATGGCAGACGGCGTACAAAGGAATCGTCCCCGACGAAATCGTCGCGGCGTTTACCGCGGACAAGCAGGCGGAGAGATTTGCCCGTGCGATTGCCGCCCGGCGGGAAGAATATTATCTGTTCACGGTCGACGGCCGTCCCGCCGGTGTCGCTTCCCTGTACCGAAGTCACGAGGATGACGAACCTGATCACGTCGGAGAGATATACTCGATCTACTTTCATCCCGATTTCTGGGGAACTCCGGCCACCCAGGCCGGACTGGAATTTTGCATCAAGAGGCTAAAGTCCCTTGGCTATTCGCACCTCACGATATGGGTGCTGTGCGACAACATCCGAGCAAGGCGATTCTACGAAAAGAACGGTTTTGTCCGTGACGGCCGCGCGCAGCAGGTCACGGTCGGGCGGCCGTTGTGGGAGGTGCGGTACTCTATGGAAGTGTGA
- a CDS encoding ATP-binding protein, which translates to MQLLSVQIDPHPPSAAAVYPYPDGIRAVVVVISKFLVPGPMRDLVFLQQFITIGVSAIALIGIWLLWRWCVTPLRRLAAQVETLHWGRDVLRAGSRPPLPELQNMQEALSELSVSAVDRETLKKNYVGDIVRTQEEERTRLAREIHDSPLQTVASLIQRIQLALRGLGRPEIDRERVGGHLAAAQEAALTAVQEMRDVCDRLSPPWLSLGAMRALEEISNRLSRIHNVAVTAAVEGCVDALSEKEVLALCRIVQEAVANSARHGHAAAVDVKLTCGDGCRLTIADDGSGIDREFDPEVLRVQGHRGIASMNERAALIGASFSIRPRPEGGTLVTVDIPAGR; encoded by the coding sequence ATGCAGCTGCTCTCCGTGCAGATCGATCCGCATCCGCCCTCGGCTGCGGCCGTCTATCCTTATCCCGACGGCATCCGCGCCGTCGTCGTCGTCATCTCCAAGTTCCTCGTCCCCGGGCCGATGCGCGATCTCGTCTTCCTGCAGCAGTTCATCACCATCGGCGTCAGCGCGATCGCCCTGATCGGTATCTGGCTTTTGTGGCGCTGGTGCGTGACGCCGCTGCGCCGTCTTGCCGCGCAGGTGGAAACGCTGCACTGGGGGCGGGACGTGCTGCGCGCCGGTTCCCGACCGCCGCTGCCCGAACTGCAGAACATGCAGGAAGCCCTCTCGGAACTGTCGGTCAGCGCCGTCGACCGCGAGACTTTAAAGAAGAACTACGTCGGCGACATCGTGCGCACCCAAGAAGAAGAACGCACCCGCCTCGCCCGCGAGATCCACGACAGCCCGCTGCAGACCGTGGCGTCGCTGATCCAGCGCATTCAGCTCGCGCTGCGCGGCCTGGGCAGGCCCGAGATCGACCGCGAACGCGTCGGCGGACACCTTGCCGCCGCGCAGGAAGCCGCCCTCACCGCCGTACAGGAGATGCGCGACGTCTGCGACCGGCTCTCGCCGCCGTGGCTCAGCCTTGGCGCCATGCGCGCCCTGGAGGAGATTTCCAATCGTCTCAGCCGCATCCACAACGTCGCCGTCACGGCTGCCGTCGAAGGCTGCGTCGACGCGCTCAGCGAAAAGGAGGTGCTGGCGCTGTGCCGCATCGTCCAGGAAGCCGTGGCCAACTCCGCCCGGCACGGGCACGCCGCGGCCGTGGACGTCAAGCTGACTTGCGGCGACGGCTGTCGACTCACCATCGCCGACGACGGCTCCGGCATCGACCGCGAATTCGATCCCGAAGTCCTGCGCGTGCAGGGGCACCGCGGCATCGCCAGCATGAACGAACGCGCCGCGCTGATCGGCGCGTCGTTTTCCATCCGCCCCCGCCCCGAGGGCGGCACGCTGGTCACCGTCGATATCCCCGCCGGACGATGA
- a CDS encoding amidohydrolase yields the protein MDIKALADKYESYIVERRRYYHSCPELSGEEKETRAQLRRDLEAMGVTDIRELKNCCGLTATIHGGHPGKTVALRSDIDALPVKEQTGLPFASKNEGKMHACGHDNHMAMLLGAAQILNEVKGELHGDVRLIIQPAEEVATGAKAMLAEDALDGVEAIYGAHIWGVLGSGLIDVTPGNRMACCHQFKITVTGVSAHGSAPHLGIDAITVSAAIVNNLQQCVSRMNDPLNPLVLTVGTVHGGDRWNCVPREVEMEGTVRTFKADTSVEEAMRRVIADTASAFGAAGTLEYKYLTLPVINEDEQLNRIAHDAVVKLYGEESVGHMPTIMGSEDFSWFGEKCRCIFGFIGSRDEEKGYVYTNHQEKYDVDESVLKRGSAVMAQFAADFLAETAR from the coding sequence ATGGACATCAAAGCTCTTGCCGACAAGTACGAATCCTACATCGTCGAACGCCGCCGCTATTACCATTCCTGCCCGGAACTGTCGGGCGAGGAGAAGGAGACGCGCGCGCAACTCCGCCGCGACCTCGAGGCCATGGGCGTCACCGACATCAGAGAGTTGAAAAACTGCTGCGGTCTGACGGCCACGATCCACGGCGGCCATCCCGGCAAAACGGTGGCGCTGCGCAGCGACATCGACGCGCTGCCCGTAAAGGAGCAGACCGGTCTGCCGTTCGCCTCGAAAAACGAGGGCAAAATGCATGCGTGCGGCCACGACAACCATATGGCCATGCTGCTGGGCGCGGCGCAGATCCTCAACGAGGTGAAAGGCGAGCTGCACGGAGACGTGCGCCTGATCATCCAGCCCGCCGAAGAAGTGGCCACCGGCGCCAAGGCCATGCTCGCCGAGGACGCGCTGGACGGCGTCGAGGCCATTTACGGCGCTCACATCTGGGGCGTGCTGGGGAGCGGGCTGATCGACGTGACGCCGGGCAATCGCATGGCCTGCTGCCACCAGTTCAAAATCACCGTCACGGGCGTGTCGGCCCACGGTTCGGCCCCGCATCTGGGCATCGACGCCATCACCGTTTCGGCGGCGATCGTCAATAACCTGCAGCAGTGCGTGTCGCGCATGAACGACCCGCTCAATCCCCTCGTGCTGACGGTGGGCACGGTGCACGGCGGCGACCGCTGGAACTGCGTGCCCCGAGAGGTGGAAATGGAAGGCACGGTGCGCACTTTCAAAGCCGATACCTCGGTGGAAGAGGCCATGCGCCGCGTCATTGCCGACACGGCCTCGGCCTTCGGCGCTGCGGGCACGCTCGAATACAAGTATCTGACCCTGCCCGTGATCAACGAGGACGAACAGCTGAACCGCATTGCCCATGACGCCGTAGTCAAACTGTACGGCGAGGAAAGCGTCGGGCACATGCCCACGATCATGGGCAGCGAAGATTTCTCGTGGTTCGGCGAAAAATGCCGCTGCATCTTCGGCTTCATCGGCAGCCGCGACGAGGAAAAGGGCTACGTTTACACGAATCACCAGGAGAAATACGACGTGGACGAGAGCGTCCTCAAGCGCGGCAGCGCCGTGATGGCTCAGTTCGCGGCGGATTTCCTGGCCGAAACGGCGCGCTAG
- the selD gene encoding selenide, water dikinase SelD, whose amino-acid sequence MSLDQRLTQLSHSSGUAAKIGPEDLAKVLADLPRPHDGRILTDWEGGEDAALWKITEERVGILTLDFITPVVDDPYVWGQIAAANSISDVFAMGGSPFVALNIVAFPLNCLPLDMLKRLMEGGASKVSESGAFLMGGHSVEDQEPKYGLCVFGEVERDAMWRTTGAHPGDALVLTKPLGTGIMATAIKAEMADPAQAAEAVRWMTALNDLPRRMTAEQRRRVHAATDVTGFGLAGHALDMVSDHRVDLELSVEALPLLDGAADLAQMGLFPAGGYRNEKLYAPQIDRLEKVSRTYRDFLFDTQTSGGLMMACPPEDAEEIAALAKRHGFDRAGVIGRFKPGTGRIVCV is encoded by the coding sequence ATGAGCCTTGACCAACGACTGACCCAACTTTCCCACAGCAGCGGCTGAGCCGCCAAAATAGGTCCGGAGGACCTGGCGAAAGTTTTGGCGGATCTCCCCCGTCCCCACGACGGCCGTATCCTCACCGACTGGGAAGGGGGCGAGGACGCGGCGCTGTGGAAGATCACCGAAGAGCGCGTCGGCATCCTCACGCTCGACTTCATCACGCCGGTCGTCGACGATCCTTACGTGTGGGGGCAGATCGCCGCCGCCAATTCGATCAGCGACGTCTTCGCCATGGGCGGCTCGCCGTTCGTGGCGCTCAACATCGTCGCCTTCCCGCTCAACTGTCTGCCGCTGGACATGCTCAAGCGCCTCATGGAAGGCGGCGCTTCGAAAGTGTCCGAAAGCGGCGCTTTTCTCATGGGCGGGCACAGCGTCGAGGATCAGGAGCCCAAGTACGGGCTCTGCGTCTTCGGCGAAGTGGAACGCGACGCCATGTGGCGCACCACCGGCGCGCATCCCGGCGACGCGCTCGTGCTCACCAAGCCGCTCGGCACGGGCATCATGGCCACCGCCATCAAGGCGGAAATGGCCGATCCCGCGCAGGCGGCGGAGGCCGTGCGCTGGATGACGGCGCTCAACGACCTGCCCCGCCGCATGACGGCCGAGCAGCGCCGCCGCGTCCACGCCGCCACGGACGTCACCGGCTTCGGCCTGGCCGGGCACGCGCTCGACATGGTTTCCGACCACCGCGTCGACCTCGAACTGAGCGTCGAGGCTCTGCCGCTGCTCGACGGCGCGGCCGACCTCGCCCAGATGGGATTGTTTCCCGCCGGCGGTTACCGCAACGAAAAGCTCTATGCGCCGCAGATCGACCGTCTCGAAAAAGTATCGCGCACGTACCGCGACTTCCTCTTCGACACGCAGACTTCCGGCGGCCTGATGATGGCCTGCCCGCCGGAAGACGCCGAAGAAATCGCAGCGCTCGCCAAACGGCACGGTTTCGACCGCGCCGGCGTGATCGGCCGCTTCAAGCCCGGCACGGGGCGCATCGTCTGCGTATGA
- a CDS encoding SpoIVB peptidase S55 domain-containing protein, producing MKRFWAVVGAALALCVPAAAEPFAPTEPIMPLAQVRAGMKGYAKTVFSGSRIKSFPVEVLGVVSKKDRPSKLILIRASGPDIDRAGGMASGMSGSPVYVNGRLIGAFSFGWDFGDPKMGLVTPIEQMMELFDYPSRAQKLASVRPLLSKKKDTELERRFSELYDQYARNAAKKADGVLAPTPAHRAMKEKSVPDFEFSLPQDIAAAEAEELTHKEPAVAETTAKMYATADGLSRRALKKLGDRLGMRVVEGGSGDNTAVSEKAKPLKPGDAVSAMLAWGDVALDVSGTLTAVDRDGRFIAFGHSFKNWGAVAYPLAKSEVYGVIGSYESPFKLTASQRLVGTVTQDRPEGIAGWLGRFPPAVSVRVEIEDLDSRRTVVRRFQMINDEHAVVSLLPELLAGLADRELARESGGTVRYDVTVTGDGMPDDWSVNDVVVADEDVMSDAVSPLAALVSNVVGNPYRNVSPVGLKIKLSASSQIRKLIIESLSVDRSEAAPGDTVTVTATLRPWRHQPVIRSFTLKVPEDAAGGYTVALRQGNPAPTDDSNDEPPVTDRRLSSFEQLLYELQTRERSCEVIVELVSQDDSGTHSEFPGEVRRRKMREGSMRIFRSDYVVEGSLQVPLTVLEPKKKRS from the coding sequence ATGAAACGATTTTGGGCGGTTGTGGGCGCGGCGCTGGCGCTGTGCGTTCCGGCTGCGGCGGAGCCTTTTGCGCCGACGGAGCCGATCATGCCGCTGGCGCAGGTGCGGGCGGGCATGAAAGGGTACGCGAAAACGGTCTTTTCCGGCAGCAGGATCAAATCGTTCCCGGTCGAAGTGCTGGGAGTCGTCAGCAAGAAAGACCGCCCCTCGAAGCTGATCCTGATCCGCGCCTCCGGTCCGGACATCGACAGGGCCGGCGGCATGGCCTCGGGCATGAGCGGTTCGCCGGTGTACGTGAACGGGCGGCTGATCGGCGCGTTTTCCTTCGGCTGGGATTTCGGCGATCCGAAGATGGGGTTGGTGACGCCGATCGAACAGATGATGGAGCTTTTCGATTATCCGAGCCGCGCTCAAAAGCTTGCGAGCGTGCGCCCGCTGCTCTCGAAAAAGAAGGATACCGAGCTGGAACGGCGGTTCAGCGAGCTGTACGACCAGTACGCGCGGAACGCCGCGAAGAAAGCGGACGGCGTTTTGGCGCCGACGCCGGCGCACCGGGCGATGAAGGAAAAGTCGGTTCCCGATTTCGAGTTCTCGCTGCCGCAGGATATCGCCGCCGCGGAAGCCGAAGAACTGACCCATAAGGAGCCGGCGGTCGCCGAGACCACGGCGAAAATGTACGCGACGGCGGATGGGCTCAGCCGCCGCGCGCTGAAGAAACTCGGCGACCGGCTCGGCATGCGCGTGGTCGAGGGCGGTTCGGGCGACAATACGGCGGTGTCGGAAAAGGCCAAGCCGCTCAAGCCGGGCGACGCCGTTTCGGCGATGCTGGCCTGGGGCGACGTGGCGCTCGACGTCAGCGGCACGCTGACGGCCGTGGACCGCGACGGACGCTTCATTGCCTTCGGCCACAGCTTCAAGAACTGGGGGGCCGTGGCCTACCCGTTGGCGAAAAGCGAAGTCTACGGCGTCATCGGCAGCTACGAGTCGCCGTTCAAGCTGACGGCGTCGCAGCGCCTCGTCGGCACGGTGACGCAGGATCGGCCGGAGGGCATCGCCGGCTGGCTGGGCCGCTTCCCGCCGGCGGTCTCGGTGCGGGTGGAAATCGAAGATCTCGACAGCCGCCGTACGGTGGTGCGCCGTTTTCAGATGATCAACGACGAGCACGCCGTGGTCTCGCTCTTGCCGGAGCTGCTTGCGGGACTGGCGGACCGCGAGCTGGCGCGCGAGTCGGGAGGCACCGTGCGTTATGACGTCACCGTCACGGGCGACGGCATGCCCGACGACTGGAGCGTGAACGACGTGGTGGTTGCCGACGAGGACGTGATGAGCGACGCCGTGTCGCCGCTTGCGGCGCTGGTGTCGAACGTGGTCGGCAATCCCTATCGAAACGTCAGCCCCGTGGGGCTGAAGATCAAGCTGTCGGCCTCGTCGCAGATCCGCAAGCTGATCATCGAGAGTCTCAGCGTCGACCGCAGCGAGGCGGCTCCGGGCGATACGGTGACGGTGACGGCGACGCTGCGCCCGTGGCGTCATCAGCCGGTGATCCGCAGTTTCACGCTGAAAGTTCCCGAGGATGCGGCGGGCGGCTACACGGTTGCGCTTCGGCAAGGGAATCCCGCGCCGACGGACGATTCGAACGACGAGCCGCCGGTGACCGATCGCCGTCTGTCGTCGTTCGAGCAGCTGCTGTACGAGCTGCAGACGCGCGAACGGAGCTGCGAGGTGATCGTGGAGCTGGTCAGCCAGGATGATTCGGGGACGCACAGCGAATTCCCCGGCGAAGTCCGCCGCCGCAAAATGCGCGAAGGCTCGATGCGGATCTTCCGCTCCGATTACGTGGTCGAAGGCAGCCTGCAGGTGCCGCTGACCGTGCTCGAACCGAAAAAGAAACGTTCGTGA